TGAAGGAGGCCCTTTTCGACACGTCCTCTTTTCGCACTCCCTCGGCCTCCTTCGCTTGGGATAAGAAACGCGAACAATTCCTGGAATCGATTCTTTCCCATCTAACAAGTTCCGATCCGGTAGCGCTTCGTTTCGTCGTGGAGAATTCGTTAAAGGAATTGTCGGGAGAAAAACTTTTGACCGGAATTCCGGGATTATCCTATCTACCCGAAGAGGCCCGAACTTTGGTAACGGATGCATGGAAGAAAACCGGATTAAACTTTTCTTATCGAAATGAGCTGGTTCAAAAATCTTTCTGGATCAAGAAATTATTATCCCGCGCCCTTTTGGGCAAAGAAAACGCGACGGGCGGCGTTTTAAGATTCGCTGATCGGATTCTATTGCATCCGGTTTGGGGGTTGATTTCCTTTCTGGCGATAATGGCTTTTGTATTTCAAATGCTTTTTGCTTGGTCGGAAATTCCGATGGATTGGATAGAAACTCAGGTGGGAGCGTTAGCTGCATTTGTAGGGGGCCTTTTACCCGAAGGTCCTATTCGATCCCTTATCCAGGAAGGAGCAATCGGCGGAGTAGGCGCCGTTCTAGTATTTATTCCGCAAATTAGCCTTCTTTTCTTCTTTATCGGAATCATGGAAGAAAGCGGTTACATTGCCCGCGCCTCGTTTGTTATGGACCGCTTCATGGGAAGATTCGGATTATCGGGAAAATCCTTCATTCCCTTACTTTCATCGGCGGCCTGCGCAGTTCCCGCCATTATGGGTACAAGAACGATTGAAAACAAAGCGGATCGAATTACGACCATTCTTGTTTCTCCTTTGATCACCTGTTCGGCTAGATATCCGGTGTATATCCTTGTCATCGGTACCGTGTTCTCGGATCGACCCGTTTTCGGAATTTTCCAAACGAAAGCTCTTGTTTTGTTCGGACTCTTCGTACTTGGAATGATCGCCTCCATGACGGCTGCATTCGTTTTTAAAAAAGCCTTTTTCTTATCCGAACCCAGCTACTTTCTGATGGAACTCCCGCGCTATCACTTCCCTTCCGTCAAAAGCCTTTTCATCGTAGTATATAAGAAAATTAAAACATTCTTATTGAATGCCGGAAAAGTCATTCTTTCTATTTCTATCCTTTTATGGTTTTTAGCTAATTATCCCAGAGTCGAGGAATCCAAGATCCATAATCTACCTCTGCACCAGGCCAAGTCCGTGCAAATTTCCGAATCTTATGCGGGCCGTTTAGGTAAAGCAATGGAGCCGATTCTGAAGCCTATCGGTTTCGGATGGAAAATGGGAATAGGTTTAATCACGTCTTTCGCAGCTAGGGAAGTTATGGTGTCGACGCTTTCCATCATTTACGGAGTCCAGGGAGAGGAAGCGGAACAGGAAGATTTGCGCAGCGCCTTGAGAAACGATAAAGATCCGCAAACCGGAAAACCGGTATGGAGTCTCGCCAGCGCTTTAAGCCTACTCGTCTTCTTCGCGTTTGCCTGCCAATGTATGTCCACATTAGCAGTCGTAAAGAGGGAAACAAATTCCTTATTT
The sequence above is a segment of the Leptospira fainei serovar Hurstbridge str. BUT 6 genome. Coding sequences within it:
- the feoB gene encoding ferrous iron transport protein B, giving the protein MLPEGSKVGSDSFRILLTGNPNCGKSTLFNRLTGLRQKTGNFNGVTVEKAEGKIRLGDASIRLMDLPGAYSLGGESEDKQVTTRVLLSHKETDRILFVLDGVAVERGLQFLLQVASLKVPTLVVVTMKDALEKKGLQLDLNPLIKAFGTKFLFINPRTGEGTQELKEALFDTSSFRTPSASFAWDKKREQFLESILSHLTSSDPVALRFVVENSLKELSGEKLLTGIPGLSYLPEEARTLVTDAWKKTGLNFSYRNELVQKSFWIKKLLSRALLGKENATGGVLRFADRILLHPVWGLISFLAIMAFVFQMLFAWSEIPMDWIETQVGALAAFVGGLLPEGPIRSLIQEGAIGGVGAVLVFIPQISLLFFFIGIMEESGYIARASFVMDRFMGRFGLSGKSFIPLLSSAACAVPAIMGTRTIENKADRITTILVSPLITCSARYPVYILVIGTVFSDRPVFGIFQTKALVLFGLFVLGMIASMTAAFVFKKAFFLSEPSYFLMELPRYHFPSVKSLFIVVYKKIKTFLLNAGKVILSISILLWFLANYPRVEESKIHNLPLHQAKSVQISESYAGRLGKAMEPILKPIGFGWKMGIGLITSFAAREVMVSTLSIIYGVQGEEAEQEDLRSALRNDKDPQTGKPVWSLASALSLLVFFAFACQCMSTLAVVKRETNSLFWPFFLFGYMTILAYISSFIVFQAGKAFGWT